In Cyprinus carpio isolate SPL01 chromosome B16, ASM1834038v1, whole genome shotgun sequence, the following are encoded in one genomic region:
- the LOC109105910 gene encoding tumor protein p53-inducible nuclear protein 1-like gives MFHRFTSILFGDSLEEDNGCPVDPDFNEKEEDDEWILVDYLAKACSSACGDDLVEVCSDDVAPLDSPVRCSSCSSLDSAADTDAEDGNFLRLEATCGLEESWFITPPPCFMAGGRAPVLLETSPLENLLIEHPSMSVYAFHSPRQRPAKDGTREPSILRSDVQRRPSHPSGCYTAALVAAHAGFLEQTKNGCLAQRIRENMEHQQLSRNALRRLNLLRDGGARQAKATGGYVHQPGQRQYNY, from the exons ATGTTCCATAGGTTCACCAGCATCTTGTTTGGAGACTCCCTGGAAGAGGACAATGGATGTCCTGTGGATCCAGACTTCAACGAGAAGGAGGAAGACGATGAGTGGATTCTGGTCGATTATCTAG CGAAGGCCTGCTCCAGTGCGTGTGGAGATGATCTGGTGGAGGTGTGCTCTGATGATGTCGCTCCCCTGGACTCTCCCGTGCGATGCTCCTCCTGCTCCTCTCTGGATTCGGCGGCAGACACTGATGCAGAGGATGGCAACTTCTTGCGTCTAGAGGCGACATGTGGGCTGGAAGAGAGCTGGTTCATCACCCCTCCGCCGTGTTTCATGGCTGGAGGCAGAGCTCCGGTCCTGCTGGAGACCAGTCCTCTGGAGAACCTTCTGATCGAGCATCCCAGCATGTCCGTGTATGCCTTTCACAGCCCTCGTCAACGACCTGCCAAGGACGGCACCCGTGAGCCATCGATTTTAAG ATCTGACGTTCAGCGCCGGCCCAGTCACCCTTCTGGCTGCTACACAGCTGCTCTGGTTGCTGCTCACGCTGGGTTTCTGGAACAGACCAAGAACGGCTGCTTGGCCCAGCGCATCCGTGAAAACATGGAGCACCAGCAGCTGTCCCGCAACGCCCTCCGCCGCCTCAACCTGCTGCGCGATGGCGGAGCCAGACAGGCCAAAGCCACTGGAGGCTACGTTCACCAGCCGGGCCAAAGGCAGTACAACTACTGA